A window of the Acidimicrobiales bacterium genome harbors these coding sequences:
- a CDS encoding DUF4214 domain-containing protein, which translates to MFAAVRASLVRRLFVNTLALTLAVTALVVGSPTAATATSPAPTAAADGDVCIGATPPSDLYVTSTKRASVYRLYCAAFLRLPDTSGLDYWTGEVLAHRLDVAGMADAFISSAEFVQRYGAVDDRGFLDLVYRNVLGRPSDDVGYRYWATQLARRDFDRGDLLISFSESAEFTTATGTASAAAAGDRAFLRSGMSARAAADAELARGTYVATQCQADQFGGNVRWVRSTWNLTWCVRTDPNWPASTTDAVYVHEAFHARISLLYVHRDALTTAQRAEVERVVNDKAANEGLADLWTMRLVPGYGGAPQYANDLFTNAIWEELFARYPLGGDLPG; encoded by the coding sequence ATGTTCGCTGCCGTCCGGGCATCACTCGTTCGTCGCTTGTTCGTCAACACGCTTGCACTCACGCTGGCCGTCACCGCATTGGTGGTCGGCTCGCCCACCGCAGCCACCGCAACCTCACCGGCACCAACGGCCGCGGCCGACGGTGACGTCTGCATCGGGGCGACGCCTCCCAGTGACCTCTACGTCACCAGTACCAAGCGGGCGTCGGTCTATCGCCTCTACTGCGCAGCATTTCTCCGGCTGCCCGATACGAGCGGGCTCGACTACTGGACGGGGGAAGTGTTGGCGCATCGGCTCGATGTAGCCGGCATGGCGGATGCCTTCATCAGCTCGGCCGAGTTCGTCCAGCGCTACGGCGCCGTCGACGATCGTGGCTTCCTCGACCTTGTCTATCGCAACGTGCTCGGGCGACCGTCCGACGACGTCGGCTACCGCTACTGGGCGACCCAGCTGGCGCGCCGAGACTTCGACCGTGGCGACCTGTTGATCTCGTTCTCCGAGTCCGCCGAGTTCACGACGGCAACCGGAACCGCAAGCGCGGCCGCGGCCGGCGACCGGGCCTTCCTTCGGTCCGGCATGTCCGCACGGGCCGCAGCGGATGCCGAGCTGGCACGCGGTACCTACGTGGCAACGCAGTGCCAGGCCGACCAGTTCGGCGGGAACGTGCGTTGGGTGCGCAGCACCTGGAACCTGACCTGGTGCGTCCGCACCGACCCCAACTGGCCGGCATCGACGACCGATGCGGTCTACGTCCACGAGGCCTTCCACGCTCGGATCTCGCTGTTGTATGTCCATCGTGACGCGTTGACCACCGCACAACGGGCCGAGGTCGAACGGGTCGTGAACGACAAGGCGGCCAATGAGGGGCTGGCCGACCTGTGGACCATGCGTCTCGTACCCGGGTACGGGGGAGCACCACAGTACGCCAACGACCTGTTCACCAACGCCATCTGGGAGGAGCTGTTCGCTCGCTACCCGCTGGGTGGCGATCTCCCCGGGTGA
- a CDS encoding DUF952 domain-containing protein — translation MTSLPTLLHIATPDTWAEAQRVGEYRADSLISEGFIHLSTPEQVLIPANERYAGRTDLVLLVIDGSKLSADLVFEDSYGSGIEFPHVYGPIDLAAVTDIVDFPSNDDGTFDLPASLH, via the coding sequence CCCACCTTGCTCCACATCGCCACGCCCGACACCTGGGCCGAGGCACAGCGGGTGGGGGAGTATCGAGCCGACTCGTTGATCTCCGAGGGATTCATCCACCTGTCGACTCCCGAGCAGGTCCTGATCCCGGCCAACGAGCGGTACGCCGGGCGGACCGATCTCGTCCTCCTGGTGATCGACGGCTCGAAGCTGTCCGCCGACCTGGTCTTCGAGGACTCCTACGGCAGCGGCATCGAGTTCCCCCACGTGTACGGCCCGATCGATCTCGCCGCCGTCACCGACATCGTCGACTTCCCGTCGAACGATGACGGCACCTTCGACCTCCCCGCCTCCCTCCACTGA